One Flavobacterium sp. 90 DNA segment encodes these proteins:
- a CDS encoding peptidoglycan-binding domain-containing protein, whose translation MQKTFYQKELAIKATQQRNGANNNKKDVEKIQSWLNLFAMQNPGSGTATGIDGDFGPATEKAVLNYQKFNSLPQNGNVDQNLFEKLALPLKKAFESPISGSNLRELILNTAQNHLKNHPFELTINNQSNTGPWVRSYMDGHEGTDWFWCMGFVEAIIDQAASAQGKNFKNLMPLTYSCDIVGATGLQKKILTRYQTARTNSALIKPADIFLLQKTPNDWIHTGIVTAVHGDIIETIEGNTNSDGSHNGNAVMNRIRNFKQSKIDFFSIESLVA comes from the coding sequence ATGCAAAAAACATTCTACCAAAAAGAGTTGGCTATTAAAGCAACACAACAAAGAAACGGAGCAAACAACAACAAGAAAGACGTCGAAAAAATTCAGTCTTGGCTTAATTTATTTGCTATGCAGAATCCTGGCTCAGGAACGGCAACGGGTATTGATGGCGATTTTGGTCCTGCGACAGAAAAGGCTGTATTGAATTATCAAAAATTCAACAGTTTGCCTCAAAACGGAAATGTAGATCAAAACTTGTTCGAAAAACTTGCGTTGCCGCTCAAAAAAGCTTTTGAAAGTCCAATATCAGGAAGTAATCTGAGAGAATTAATTCTCAATACGGCTCAAAATCATCTCAAAAATCATCCTTTTGAACTTACAATCAACAATCAAAGTAATACCGGACCTTGGGTTCGCAGTTATATGGACGGTCATGAAGGAACAGACTGGTTTTGGTGTATGGGCTTTGTTGAGGCCATTATCGATCAGGCAGCATCTGCTCAGGGAAAAAACTTTAAAAACCTGATGCCGTTAACTTACAGTTGTGATATTGTTGGTGCAACTGGTCTTCAGAAAAAAATACTGACTCGTTATCAAACGGCAAGAACGAATTCGGCTTTGATAAAACCTGCAGATATATTTCTGCTTCAAAAAACGCCAAACGATTGGATTCATACCGGAATTGTAACTGCAGTTCACGGCGATATCATTGAAACTATAGAAGGAAATACAAATTCTGATGGTTCTCATAATGGAAACGCTGTCATGAACAGAATCAGAAACTTTAAACAATCCAAAATTGACTTTTTTTCAATTGAATCATTAGTAGCATAA
- a CDS encoding ATP-binding protein — MENIFTYLKNQFAFQLDALFQVENQMEKPVLNQLGSNGFIDEFIIENNLSEIDILILGLSMVPHLKPDFLSSIIAEYLPNGGELPEFGGLKTKNHRGILPTGETAQFLIAGNDLENRISFYNYLHNQSYLYQKGIIKIESVANGEPKLSGLLILEDEYIEKFITGKILKPQLSSIFPAQLIETQLDWDDLVLNTSTLNQIKEIETWLKFNEILLHEWDMKAKIKPGFRVMFYGTPGTGKTLTASLLGKYTQRDVYRIDLSMVISKYIGETEKNLSSLFDKAADKDWILFFDEADAVFGKRTNVRDAHDKYANQEVSYLLQRIENHPGLVILASNFKTNIDTAFTRRFQSIIEFEVPSYSERLKLWQNNLPKGIKIAEDVNLNEISKKYDITGANIVNIIQYACLRTLEDQNKSINLNHLLQGIKKEYAKEGKMM, encoded by the coding sequence ATGGAAAACATATTCACATACCTAAAAAATCAATTCGCGTTTCAGCTTGATGCTCTTTTTCAGGTTGAGAATCAAATGGAAAAACCTGTTTTAAATCAGCTTGGTTCAAATGGTTTTATTGATGAATTTATCATCGAAAATAACCTGTCCGAAATTGATATTCTTATCTTAGGATTATCTATGGTTCCGCATCTGAAGCCTGATTTTTTGAGTTCGATTATTGCGGAATATTTGCCAAATGGCGGTGAACTTCCTGAGTTTGGCGGACTGAAAACAAAGAATCATCGCGGAATTTTACCAACGGGCGAAACCGCTCAGTTTTTAATTGCCGGAAATGATCTGGAAAACCGAATTTCATTCTATAATTACTTGCACAATCAATCTTATCTTTATCAAAAAGGTATTATCAAAATAGAATCTGTTGCCAATGGCGAACCTAAACTGAGTGGTTTATTAATTTTAGAAGATGAATACATCGAAAAATTCATAACCGGAAAAATTCTGAAACCTCAACTAAGCAGTATTTTCCCTGCGCAATTAATAGAAACGCAATTAGATTGGGACGATTTGGTTTTGAATACTTCTACTTTAAATCAGATAAAAGAAATAGAAACCTGGCTCAAATTCAACGAAATTCTGTTGCATGAATGGGATATGAAAGCCAAAATAAAACCCGGTTTCAGAGTCATGTTTTACGGAACACCGGGAACCGGAAAAACACTTACAGCTTCGCTTTTAGGAAAATACACGCAAAGAGATGTTTATCGAATTGATTTATCGATGGTGATTTCGAAATACATCGGCGAGACCGAAAAAAATCTTTCTTCTCTTTTTGACAAAGCTGCGGATAAAGACTGGATTCTGTTTTTTGATGAAGCCGATGCTGTTTTCGGAAAAAGAACCAATGTCAGAGATGCACACGATAAATATGCCAATCAGGAAGTTTCGTATTTGCTGCAGCGTATCGAAAATCATCCGGGATTGGTTATTCTGGCTTCTAATTTTAAAACCAATATCGATACGGCTTTCACGCGAAGATTTCAATCTATCATTGAGTTTGAAGTGCCTTCTTACAGCGAACGTTTAAAACTTTGGCAAAATAATTTACCTAAAGGAATTAAAATTGCCGAAGATGTAAATCTTAATGAAATTTCGAAAAAATACGACATTACAGGCGCTAATATTGTCAACATCATTCAATATGCTTGTCTGCGAACTTTAGAAGATCAAAACAAAAGCATCAATCTTAATCATTTACTTCAGGGAATTAAAAAAGAATATGCAAAAGAGGGCAAAATGATGTAA
- a CDS encoding Pr6Pr family membrane protein: MINKKGKSLARPILILILILESFALPTQFYLLLKSNEFAILESILRFFSFFTILTNSIVALCCGVILFMKTSQAYAFFHRNSTLTAITVYILIVGLVYNIILRPLQDLTGIHKLNTEIFHTVVPLLFLLYWYFFTQKENIHWKSILIWLIYPVLYMIYTLFHGLYTDFYPYPFINVTKIGFTKAMQNGMFVLVSFVVMSLILIGIGKLRIKKYS, from the coding sequence ATGATAAACAAAAAAGGTAAAAGTTTAGCCAGACCAATCTTGATTTTAATTCTCATATTGGAAAGTTTTGCTTTGCCCACGCAGTTTTATCTTTTACTAAAAAGCAATGAATTTGCAATTCTGGAGTCAATTCTGAGATTTTTCAGTTTCTTTACTATTCTCACAAATTCTATTGTTGCTTTGTGTTGCGGCGTTATTTTATTCATGAAAACGTCTCAGGCTTATGCTTTTTTCCACAGAAATAGTACGCTGACAGCTATAACAGTTTATATTTTAATTGTAGGTTTAGTGTATAATATTATTTTAAGGCCTTTGCAAGATCTGACAGGAATTCATAAGCTTAACACCGAAATTTTTCATACCGTTGTTCCCTTATTGTTTCTGTTGTATTGGTATTTCTTTACACAAAAGGAAAATATACACTGGAAATCTATACTAATCTGGTTAATTTATCCTGTGCTTTATATGATTTACACCCTATTTCACGGATTATACACAGATTTTTATCCTTATCCTTTTATAAACGTAACCAAAATTGGTTTTACAAAAGCAATGCAAAACGGTATGTTTGTATTAGTTTCTTTTGTTGTTATGTCACTTATTTTAATTGGAATTGGGAAATTAAGAATTAAAAAATACAGTTAG
- a CDS encoding DKNYY domain-containing protein: protein MIRKFFITISLGLLFSCQNSSIPALADPALKVEYGSGGCNFVENPAYIINKDYVVYQDYCTHMVIYPDLASFSIKENKESAFAFDKNGIYVKGEFINTDTLGFTVLGTNQEMDFLWKTKYKVFKNSTELKGIDVATFQANPSKNLSREDQVLYFKDKNYIYYFDKKIEGSDGASANTNPNDFCHDKNHMYSKGEIASFGKEPYQYVNYDFFKTKKFVFNREHLVDDMNPDSLQALSGSYTRYKNDVYYQGRKTRMQLDKRSQIKVWSVNNQDRYITDGKNLFRDGDEIYKIVDLPSFGFYFNSACFYDKNGIYEIGYDQESKKDVIEKLPFKYTEKVSSTNTAYNYFSGIVFYKNQAYVTRTKSFYENLSQKQLALAKAQKKDIDDFDGSNKVIIDFSFSKMNDRIYCDNKKTGFDAETFVAMDQSMKYYKDKNVVLYYEERDHKIKILKDIDAKSARTLNIFLIDKNYLYCRNVKIIKSTAIELLACFSGYRGGFCGNDSTPISDFYLFKNSEGFWLVKISDEISYRFLGKVFDRKWDPAFEPIDLAKKYGNKRTIVLQKSITQDKKKQFEENRVFSVSEVEIRPTFPGGIEKFHFFLTKNYITPKELLFDDESPRGGVFATIKIEKDGSLSEIKIIRDFGYGSGKELERVLKLSPDWIPAMIDRKPVRCLYSIPYYVR from the coding sequence ATGATAAGAAAGTTTTTTATAACCATTAGTTTAGGATTGTTATTTAGCTGTCAAAACAGTAGTATTCCGGCATTGGCAGATCCGGCATTAAAAGTAGAATACGGATCTGGAGGATGCAATTTTGTTGAAAATCCAGCGTACATCATCAACAAAGATTATGTGGTTTATCAGGACTATTGCACACATATGGTTATTTATCCTGATTTAGCTTCTTTTTCGATTAAAGAAAATAAAGAATCTGCTTTTGCATTTGATAAAAACGGAATCTATGTCAAAGGAGAATTTATTAATACAGATACTTTAGGTTTTACCGTTTTAGGAACGAATCAAGAAATGGATTTTTTGTGGAAAACAAAGTATAAAGTATTCAAAAATTCAACCGAATTAAAAGGCATTGATGTAGCAACTTTTCAGGCTAATCCCAGTAAAAATTTGAGTAGGGAGGATCAGGTTTTATATTTTAAAGACAAAAATTATATTTATTACTTCGATAAAAAGATTGAAGGTTCTGATGGCGCATCGGCAAATACTAATCCGAATGATTTTTGTCACGATAAAAATCATATGTATTCCAAAGGCGAAATTGCTTCTTTTGGTAAAGAACCGTATCAATATGTGAATTATGATTTTTTTAAAACAAAAAAGTTCGTTTTTAATAGGGAACATCTGGTTGATGACATGAATCCTGACTCCTTACAAGCGCTATCAGGAAGTTATACAAGATATAAGAACGATGTATATTATCAGGGAAGGAAAACACGAATGCAGCTAGATAAACGCAGCCAAATTAAAGTCTGGAGTGTTAATAATCAAGACCGTTACATTACTGACGGAAAAAATCTTTTTAGAGATGGTGATGAAATTTATAAAATAGTTGATCTGCCTTCTTTCGGATTCTATTTTAATTCAGCTTGTTTTTATGATAAAAACGGAATTTATGAAATAGGATATGATCAGGAATCGAAAAAAGATGTAATTGAAAAACTGCCTTTTAAATATACCGAAAAAGTAAGCAGTACGAATACTGCTTACAATTATTTTTCAGGGATTGTATTTTATAAAAATCAGGCTTATGTAACTCGCACAAAATCTTTCTACGAAAATTTAAGTCAAAAGCAACTGGCATTGGCAAAAGCACAAAAAAAAGATATTGATGATTTTGACGGTTCCAATAAGGTTATTATTGATTTTAGTTTTTCTAAAATGAATGATCGTATTTACTGTGATAATAAAAAAACCGGATTTGATGCAGAAACATTCGTAGCAATGGATCAAAGCATGAAATATTATAAAGATAAAAATGTTGTTCTTTATTATGAAGAACGCGATCACAAAATAAAAATACTGAAAGATATTGATGCAAAATCTGCACGAACGCTCAATATATTTTTAATCGATAAAAACTACTTGTACTGCCGAAATGTAAAGATTATTAAAAGTACAGCTATAGAATTACTGGCTTGTTTTTCTGGATATAGAGGTGGTTTCTGCGGCAATGATTCAACGCCAATTTCGGATTTTTATTTATTTAAAAATTCAGAAGGTTTTTGGCTTGTAAAAATCTCAGACGAAATTTCGTATCGTTTTTTAGGAAAAGTATTTGACCGTAAATGGGACCCGGCTTTTGAACCAATTGATCTTGCTAAAAAGTATGGAAATAAGAGAACAATTGTGCTTCAGAAATCAATTACACAGGACAAAAAGAAACAGTTTGAGGAAAATCGGGTTTTTTCAGTTTCTGAAGTAGAGATAAGACCAACATTTCCGGGAGGAATTGAAAAATTTCATTTTTTTTTAACGAAAAATTATATTACACCAAAAGAATTATTATTTGATGACGAATCGCCCAGAGGAGGAGTTTTTGCAACTATAAAAATTGAAAAAGACGGCAGTTTGTCTGAGATAAAAATTATTCGTGATTTTGGTTATGGTTCAGGAAAAGAATTAGAAAGAGTCTTAAAATTATCTCCAGACTGGATTCCGGCAATGATAGATAGAAAACCTGTGAGATGTTTGTATAGTATTCCGTATTATGTTCGGTAA
- a CDS encoding NAD(P)H-binding protein, which produces MIKVIIIGAGGSLAKYVIGAIKELGNIDLTLFLRNKNSLSKSESEDCSIIEGDALNYNDVNKAITGQEIVYVNLAGNLEPMIKNIVKSMQENEITRIIAISSIGIYDTPLKSVLLPYRKLADIVEESGLDYTILRPDWFTNGNEIDYIITRKGTAETGSAVSRKSIALFISKIIDEPDLYKKENLGISRPE; this is translated from the coding sequence ATGATAAAAGTTATTATTATAGGCGCTGGCGGGAGTCTGGCAAAGTATGTAATTGGAGCAATAAAAGAACTTGGAAATATTGACCTTACCTTGTTTCTGCGAAACAAAAATAGCTTGTCAAAAAGTGAATCTGAAGATTGTAGTATTATTGAAGGAGATGCATTGAATTACAATGATGTAAATAAAGCTATTACCGGACAAGAGATTGTATACGTAAACCTTGCAGGTAATCTTGAGCCAATGATAAAAAATATTGTCAAATCGATGCAGGAAAATGAGATAACCCGCATCATTGCCATAAGTTCAATAGGCATTTACGATACACCTTTGAAATCTGTTTTGTTACCTTACAGAAAATTGGCGGATATTGTAGAGGAATCAGGTTTAGATTATACCATTTTACGTCCGGATTGGTTTACCAATGGTAATGAAATTGATTATATCATAACCAGAAAAGGAACTGCCGAAACGGGATCTGCAGTTTCCAGAAAAAGTATTGCGCTTTTTATTTCTAAAATCATTGATGAGCCTGATTTATATAAAAAAGAAAACTTAGGAATAAGCAGACCTGAATAA
- a CDS encoding SDR family oxidoreductase: MRKKSVIVVIGAGSIGQAIARRVGSGKHILLADLHQENNDAAAKVLSDAGFDVSTTIVNISSRESVLALVDTAKSIGGITGLIHAAGVSPSQASPSTIFKVDLYGTALILEEFGNAIEEGGSGVVIASQSGHRLPSLTPKQDKALATTPTEELLLLPFLQSDAVDGSLYAYQLSKRGNSLRAKAEAVRWGKRGARINTISPGIIITPLANDELNGPRGEGYRKMLEISPVGRAGTPDEVGVLGALLMGRDGAFITGSDFLMDGGVTSAYWYGELNPNAE; the protein is encoded by the coding sequence ATGAGAAAAAAATCAGTTATTGTAGTTATTGGTGCCGGGTCTATTGGTCAGGCGATTGCCCGAAGAGTGGGTTCAGGAAAACATATTTTACTTGCAGATCTTCATCAGGAAAATAATGATGCTGCAGCAAAAGTGCTCTCTGATGCAGGATTTGACGTTAGTACAACAATTGTCAATATTTCATCAAGAGAATCAGTTTTGGCGCTTGTTGATACCGCTAAATCTATTGGAGGAATTACGGGATTAATCCATGCAGCTGGAGTTTCGCCATCTCAGGCATCGCCATCTACAATATTCAAAGTGGATTTGTACGGCACAGCTTTGATTTTAGAAGAATTTGGAAATGCTATTGAAGAGGGAGGATCAGGAGTTGTAATCGCATCACAATCCGGACATCGATTACCATCTTTAACGCCCAAGCAGGATAAAGCGCTGGCAACTACACCAACAGAAGAGTTATTATTGCTTCCTTTTTTGCAATCTGATGCAGTTGATGGTTCATTATATGCTTATCAATTATCAAAAAGAGGAAATTCACTTAGAGCGAAAGCAGAAGCAGTGCGTTGGGGGAAACGAGGCGCAAGAATCAATACGATTAGTCCGGGGATAATTATTACTCCGCTTGCCAATGATGAATTAAATGGCCCCAGAGGAGAAGGTTATCGCAAAATGTTGGAAATTTCTCCTGTTGGAAGAGCGGGAACTCCTGATGAAGTAGGGGTTTTAGGAGCTTTGTTAATGGGCAGAGACGGCGCTTTTATAACAGGAAGTGATTTCTTAATGGATGGCGGTGTAACATCGGCTTATTGGTACGGAGAACTTAATCCTAATGCAGAATAA
- a CDS encoding nuclear transport factor 2 family protein → MESNKIDADKTAILETSRQLTKLMIDGNTLEMNKILDAHFTLTHITGYVQSKEEWFLEIESERMKYYSYSEVKTTVNIDGDKAVFMCQNLLNARIWGMQNNWRLQQIMNFEKRNGKWIILKSVATTF, encoded by the coding sequence ATGGAAAGTAATAAAATCGATGCTGATAAAACAGCAATTCTTGAAACTTCCCGTCAGTTAACAAAGCTTATGATTGATGGGAATACTTTAGAAATGAATAAGATTCTCGATGCTCATTTTACACTTACTCATATCACAGGATATGTACAGTCAAAAGAAGAATGGTTTTTGGAAATTGAAAGCGAACGAATGAAATACTATTCTTATTCTGAGGTAAAAACTACGGTAAATATTGATGGAGATAAAGCTGTTTTTATGTGTCAGAATCTTTTAAATGCCAGAATCTGGGGCATGCAAAATAACTGGCGTTTGCAGCAAATCATGAATTTTGAAAAACGAAATGGAAAGTGGATAATTCTCAAATCTGTAGCAACCACATTTTAA
- a CDS encoding aldo/keto reductase has translation MKTRILGTQGLEVSALGMGCMNLSFGTGKAADINDGIKVIRSAYEKGITFFDTAEAYGPFTNEELVGESLKPFRKEVIIATKFGMISDTGINSKPEHIRKVVEASLKRLQTDYIDLLYQHRVDPNVPIEDVAGTIKDLIQEGKVKYFGLSEAGAETIERAHIIQPVSAVQNQYSIWTREPEAKVLPLCEALGIGFVPWAPIGTGFLTGKITPDTKFDSDTDLRAAFPRFTPEAIRANMPVVELLTKIANRKNATPVQIALAWLLAQKSFIVPIPGMDKIAFLDDNIKSVSVDLSANDLEEIEEGLSKITFQGARLNEGLLGLSEE, from the coding sequence ATGAAAACAAGAATATTAGGAACACAAGGTTTAGAAGTTTCGGCTTTGGGAATGGGATGTATGAATTTGAGTTTTGGAACAGGAAAGGCTGCAGATATAAATGATGGAATTAAAGTAATTCGTTCGGCTTATGAAAAAGGTATTACTTTTTTTGATACTGCCGAAGCTTACGGACCTTTTACAAATGAAGAACTGGTTGGAGAATCGTTAAAACCATTTCGTAAAGAGGTGATTATAGCGACAAAATTCGGAATGATTTCTGACACCGGAATTAACAGTAAACCGGAACATATTCGTAAAGTTGTTGAGGCTTCTTTAAAAAGATTACAAACGGATTATATTGATTTATTGTATCAACATCGCGTAGATCCTAATGTACCAATCGAAGATGTTGCGGGAACAATTAAGGATTTAATTCAGGAAGGAAAAGTGAAGTATTTTGGGCTTTCAGAAGCTGGCGCTGAAACAATTGAGCGTGCACATATTATTCAGCCTGTTTCTGCTGTACAAAATCAATATTCAATTTGGACAAGAGAACCCGAAGCTAAAGTTTTACCTCTTTGTGAAGCATTAGGAATAGGTTTTGTGCCTTGGGCTCCAATTGGAACTGGTTTTTTAACGGGTAAAATTACGCCTGATACTAAATTTGACAGTGATACTGATCTTCGTGCTGCTTTTCCACGTTTTACACCAGAAGCTATTAGAGCTAATATGCCAGTTGTAGAATTACTTACAAAAATTGCTAATAGAAAAAATGCAACGCCGGTTCAAATAGCATTGGCTTGGCTTTTGGCTCAAAAATCATTTATAGTACCAATTCCGGGAATGGATAAAATAGCGTTTTTAGACGATAATATTAAATCGGTTAGTGTTGATCTTTCGGCTAATGACTTAGAGGAAATTGAAGAAGGACTTTCAAAAATAACTTTTCAGGGAGCGAGACTAAATGAAGGATTACTTGGCTTGTCAGAAGAATAA
- a CDS encoding helix-turn-helix domain-containing protein produces MGHIIEVEKVSQYNELKGVETQHPLISVFNNSATKALPNNSRMHFGLYAIFLKDGKCGELKYGRNNYDYDDGTMVFIAPGQVIEVNNQIDYQPSGMALLFHPDLIKATSLGKQMNQYSFFSYDSNEALHLSLKEQQIIKDLFDKLQYELSQSIDKHSKSIITNNIELLLNYCIRFYDRQFITRENINTDILSKFENLLNDYFLSEIAQETGLPLVGYFADHLHLSPNYFGDLIKKETGKTAQEHIQLKLISLAKERIFNTNKSMSQIAFELGFKYPQHFNRMFKKNTGYTPIEYRNLN; encoded by the coding sequence ATGGGACACATTATAGAAGTCGAAAAAGTTTCGCAGTACAACGAACTTAAAGGCGTTGAAACACAGCATCCTTTAATAAGTGTTTTCAACAATTCAGCAACAAAAGCACTGCCAAATAACAGTCGTATGCACTTTGGTCTTTATGCTATTTTTTTGAAAGATGGAAAATGCGGTGAATTAAAATACGGACGAAATAATTATGATTATGATGATGGAACAATGGTTTTTATTGCGCCGGGACAAGTCATAGAAGTCAACAATCAAATTGATTACCAGCCTTCGGGTATGGCGCTTCTATTTCATCCTGATTTAATAAAAGCAACTTCTTTAGGAAAGCAAATGAATCAATATTCTTTTTTTTCATATGATTCAAACGAAGCTCTTCATCTGTCTTTAAAAGAGCAGCAGATTATTAAAGATTTATTCGATAAATTACAGTACGAACTAAGCCAGTCTATTGACAAACACAGCAAAAGTATCATCACAAACAATATAGAACTTCTGCTTAATTATTGTATCCGTTTTTATGACAGACAGTTTATAACCAGAGAAAACATCAATACTGATATCTTATCAAAATTTGAAAATCTGCTGAATGATTATTTTCTATCAGAAATTGCACAAGAAACCGGACTTCCGCTTGTAGGTTATTTTGCAGATCATTTACATCTTTCTCCTAATTATTTTGGTGATTTAATCAAAAAAGAAACCGGTAAAACGGCACAGGAACATATTCAATTGAAATTAATAAGTCTTGCTAAAGAAAGGATTTTTAACACTAACAAATCTATGAGTCAAATCGCTTTTGAACTGGGTTTTAAATATCCGCAACATTTTAATCGAATGTTCAAAAAAAACACCGGATATACTCCTATAGAATATAGAAATCTGAATTAA
- a CDS encoding arylsulfatase, which produces MKKSSLQLIFASLFCFIFIGIINGQTKKKPNIIMVISDDTGWGDLGVYGGGVGRGMPTPNLDRMAKEGMQFWSFYGQPSCTPGRAAMITGRIPNRSGMTTVAFQGEGGGLPAAEWTLASVLKKANYKTYFSGKWHLGEADYAMPIAHGFDKMQNVVLYHLNAYTYCFPSWNPDMAPEISDYIKKATKGILEGEAGKPARDTGPVTEENIAELDINMVDNNLKQLDEYGKSKDPFFMCINFAKNHQPNLPSKQFAGKSPAKSKYGDAVVEMDYNVGRIMDKIRELGIADNTIVIYTVDNGAWQDVHPDAGYTPFRGSKGTDREGGSRVPAIAWWPGQIEAGSVSHDIVGGLDLMATFAGLAGVELPKNDREGKPIVFDSYDMSNVLFKKGKPLRDRWFYFTENELSPGAVRIGKWKAVFNTRGDNGAQAGSDTPGQQLGWRGDQTYVATVPAVYDLWQDPQERYDLFMNSFTEKTWTMVIFDQVIIELMKTYAASPPRPQQSGAYGGPLEIGKFRTIEQAKELLNSKHLALPPLSVDPKK; this is translated from the coding sequence ATGAAAAAAAGTAGCTTACAATTAATTTTTGCAAGTTTGTTCTGTTTCATTTTTATTGGAATTATAAATGGACAAACCAAAAAGAAGCCTAATATTATTATGGTGATTTCTGATGATACCGGTTGGGGAGATCTAGGCGTTTATGGAGGAGGTGTAGGCCGCGGAATGCCGACTCCAAATTTGGATAGAATGGCAAAAGAAGGAATGCAATTCTGGTCCTTTTACGGGCAGCCAAGCTGTACGCCGGGAAGAGCGGCAATGATTACAGGAAGAATCCCAAATCGAAGTGGTATGACAACCGTTGCTTTTCAGGGTGAAGGAGGCGGACTTCCTGCAGCGGAATGGACTTTGGCATCTGTATTGAAAAAAGCAAATTACAAAACTTATTTTTCAGGAAAATGGCACTTAGGCGAAGCTGATTATGCCATGCCAATCGCACATGGTTTTGATAAAATGCAAAATGTAGTTTTGTACCATTTAAATGCCTATACGTATTGTTTTCCATCGTGGAATCCTGATATGGCTCCTGAAATTTCTGATTATATAAAAAAAGCAACAAAAGGTATTCTTGAAGGAGAAGCAGGAAAACCAGCACGTGATACAGGTCCGGTAACAGAAGAAAATATTGCCGAATTAGACATAAATATGGTAGATAATAATTTGAAACAGCTTGATGAATATGGTAAGTCAAAAGATCCATTTTTTATGTGTATCAATTTTGCAAAAAATCATCAGCCTAATTTACCGTCAAAACAATTCGCGGGTAAATCTCCGGCAAAAAGCAAATATGGCGATGCCGTTGTAGAAATGGATTATAACGTAGGTCGTATAATGGATAAAATTCGAGAGCTGGGGATTGCAGATAATACGATCGTGATTTATACAGTTGACAATGGCGCCTGGCAAGATGTTCATCCAGATGCTGGATATACTCCGTTTAGAGGATCTAAAGGAACTGATAGAGAAGGAGGAAGCCGTGTACCGGCGATTGCATGGTGGCCTGGACAAATTGAAGCCGGAAGTGTAAGTCATGACATTGTGGGAGGTTTAGATTTAATGGCAACATTTGCAGGTCTTGCCGGTGTCGAACTTCCAAAAAATGACAGAGAAGGCAAGCCTATAGTTTTTGATAGCTATGATATGTCTAATGTTTTATTCAAAAAAGGAAAACCGCTTCGTGACAGATGGTTTTATTTTACAGAAAACGAATTGTCTCCCGGAGCTGTGCGCATCGGAAAATGGAAAGCAGTATTTAATACTCGTGGAGATAACGGAGCTCAGGCAGGAAGCGATACACCAGGTCAGCAATTGGGCTGGAGAGGCGATCAAACTTATGTAGCAACAGTTCCTGCTGTTTATGATTTATGGCAAGATCCTCAGGAACGTTACGATCTGTTCATGAATAGTTTTACCGAAAAAACATGGACAATGGTAATATTCGATCAGGTTATTATTGAGCTGATGAAAACTTATGCTGCGTCACCTCCAAGACCTCAACAAAGCGGTGCATATGGCGGACCATTGGAAATTGGAAAATTCAGAACAATTGAACAAGCTAAAGAATTATTAAATAGTAAACATTTGGCACTGCCACCTTTAAGTGTCGATCCAAAAAAATAA